The DNA window CGTTTCTTGTCGCCGTCTGTAAACTGAATTTCTCATACTTTGGGTACTTCGTAAGCAGAGGGTAAATATATAGCAGAAAATCGTATATTTTCTGGTGTATAATATCTGTTTTTGTCTGTATGTCCATGCCTTACCCCCGTTTATCCGGCTGGGCTTTCGCCCGCCGTCTACAGAGAGTCACACGCCCCACGAGCGCCAACGTTCGTATTGACATCCCACGGGGAAGGGCTGCAATTCACGGCACGAGCGCCGCAATTCGCCCCACTGCCCCAGGGGCCGCCCGCTACCAGCGCCGCCAGAGAATATGCGTAATACTGGTAAATGTTACCAACGTCGTAAGACTTCTCGCCTGTGTTCAATGGGCTTTTCTTGTCCCAGCCCCACGCTACGCTTGCGTGGTAGTCTGCATTTGTGGCGTGTTCCGCTCTTGTAATAAGCTCGTCCAGCCACTCCCAGACACGCCCCACGGCATCTACAACGCCCACGGAAGAAACGGCATTTACCACACTGCCTGTTACGCCCCTACCTGTGTTGCTGGTGGCGCTCCATGCGTTTGTATTTGCGTTATCCAGTCCGGCAGGGCTGCCAAAAGCATAAGCGCAAAATTCCGCATAGTTCGGCAGGCGTTTACCGCTCTTTGCCAGACGTTCTACAAAGTTGTACCAGTTCATGCTTTCTGTACCCGTCATAGGTGCGCAGCCGTACTCTGATTTCAAGCCCTTTGCTCCGTCGTCAGAATTAAGGTAAATATCTACCCATGTGCCGCCGCCTAAATATACCATACCCTCTGGGCTGCATTTCGGGCGGTGTCCCAGTGTCCATACAGAACGTGGTACAATGCCGTTGCTTACTGCACTTTCCCAGCCAGTGCCAAAAATAACACTGCTGCCATTAAGCGGCTGTAAATTGCTGTCCACCTTGCGGCAGCGTCCATAATGAAAGCCGCCGATTTTACGGCTGTTTGTAGCGTTCCAGCCCGTCGGGTATGTAGAGTTAAGGGAAATTACGTATTTCTCGTCTGCGCTGTCAATTCTGCTGTCGCAGATATATACGTAATAGTCTTTACCTACCGCAAAAGCGCTGCCTGCGTCCAGATTAGCAGCCGTAAGAATGGTGTTTGCTGTCTTGAAAATTCCAGCGCCGCCCACGGCAATTACGCAACCCTCTACTACGGTCAGCTCATTTGCTCCGCTGGCGTAAATGTACTCATTGCTCGGTGCTACAATATCGCTGATTGTAGCCATTTTATTTACGTTCAAAAGCGCCCTTGCGTCGGTCTTTGTAACGTCGTCCACTAATAATCTACTCATACTGCTTTAATACTCCTTTCAGTGCTGCAATGTCGTCTGTTGTCATTCCTGCCACGGTGTCTGTGCGTTCCAGCGCAATTACCTTGCAGCCCGCTTTTACCGCTTTGGAAAGTGTAAGGGCTGTTCTGTCGTTTCCTGCCTCTCCTGCTGCCGCTGCCTCGTCGGTCTGGATATGTGTTACTCCCTGCACTGTGCCGGATACGTCGCCCGCTACAAATTTCATACCTACCGCTGCCTCGTCGCAGTAATATACCGTAACCGCCTTTTTCTCTTCCTCTACAGCTGCTACGCCGCACTCAATATAACGCTGGTTCTCTGCGCTCTCGATTTTTGCCAGCAAATCCGCTGCTGCCAGTTCTCCGCTTGCTACCATAGCAAGGCAGTTGTAATAGTCCTCTTTTGTCTTTAATACTTTAGGAAATCCTTTCATGGTCTGCCACCTTTCTAAAATGTATTTGCAAGATAGGAATTACCCACGTAGGTAGCCCCTAACACTGCCGTTTCTACTGTTCTTTCGTAATGCTGGCTCATGTATGCCGCACCCATATAACACAATCCCAGTACAGCATCATGCTTATAGTCAATGCCCCAGCCGCTTTCTACTCTCTTAAGTCGCTCGTCCAGCGCTGCTATTGCCTCTTTGGTTTCTTTCGTGCCCGCCTCTGCCTGCTTTTTCACTTCCTGCATGGCTGCTGCCAGCTCTTCAATTTGCAGTTGCAGGCTGCCTGCTATGTCCTCGCCCAGTTTGTCCTTGATACTCTCAAACCATGTGTTAAATTCGTTTTCAGCGTCCGACTGGAATAGCTTAATTTTTGCCATAAAGTCTGTATAGGCGCTTAAAAGTTCCTTATCCCAGTTGTCAAGCGTACTTTCAAAACTGCTGTATCTTTCGTTAAACTGGCTCTCATACTGCGCAAATAAGCCCTCTGTCTTGCTTACGTAGCTGTCATATACGCCCGCAATCTCTGTAAGGTACTTTTCCATACTCTGCTTATATGCGCTGAACTCGTCCAGCACAGCTGCGCTGTAGGTGTTGAAAAAGTCCGTAAACTGCTTTGTAAGCACGCTTGCGTCTATCTCTTCCACCGTTCCTGTTACAATTCCGCAGACTGCGCTATTAAACCGCTGGTCTGTGATGTTTTGCGTCTGTATCCTTGTTACGCCCTTGCCTACGTAAATATCTGCAAGCGCAAGCTCCCATATTTCCGTAGTGCGTGTTACTGCCGTTGCTGTCGGCTTTGCAGACGGTGTGCCTTTCAGCACCGCAATATACATATCTCTTTGCGGCAAATCCCAGCGAACTACTACCCTGTCCACCCTGTTAAGCGCTCCCTCTGCCGTATCCAGTGTTACGCTAAGCGTTGCAGGATTTCTAAAGGCGTAGCCGTTTATAAAGGCATAGCCTGCATTTACTCTTATTTCCATGCCGCTGTAAGCGACTACCTGTAGCCCGTCGCTCGGCTTTGGAAAAATGCCGTTTGCAATGAAAGTAGCAAAGTACCACGCCCAATCCTCGGCTTTATATACCCTGTCGTACTCTCCGTCTACTGCCACGGCATTAAACGGTAAGCTGTTTGCCATTTCTGCTACCTCACTTTCCTAATCTGGTCTACCAGCGTCGGCAGGCTGTCGCCAAAAGTCGCCTCTATGGTTTCCTCGCCTTTCTGGTATGTTTCCGTTACTTCTGTAATGCGTGCATCTATCTGTATGCCCCACTTAGTTTCTTTGCAAGTAATACGGTCGCCTAAATCAAAATCAGCCTTAAATTTTAAGTTTGAATTTGTATTTATGGTACTTACAAAATTTATGTTCTTGCCGTAGTTTTCCAACTCTGCGCCGCCTCTCGTTTTCAGCATTGCAATATAGGTATTCAGCGGTATTGTTACCTCTGTTTCCCCCTGCTGGTACTTTCTGGCAATGTCCGTAGCGTCGCAGAATACCTCTACTAAATCCAGCCCCGTTGCGCCCTCGCCGTCCACTGTGGTTACTGGCTGGCTGCCGTCGTCGTCAGCTGCTCCCTGCACATAAATAAAGTTGCCGCAGTTCTCTATACTGGCTGTATATTCCTGCTCGTTGACATTATCAAAATCTCTTGAAAATATGCAGGGTGTGTTACCCTCGGTATTTGTGGCTGTAAGGTCATTGCCCTTATACAGATAAAAGCCAAACAGTCTCTCTCTTTCGTTAAGCAGAATGTCATAGCCCAGCTTTCCAGCCTGCGCCCTTGCCTTTACTTCCTGCCCCAGTTGTGCGTATACCTCGTTTGCATATTCAACCGCCACGCCGTCTATGGTTTCCTGCGCCAGAAATGTAAGCAATGGAAAACGCCGCTTTGTTCCTGCTGCGCTGCCGCAGTTGTTCTTTACCATAAGGTTTATAAGATACTGGTTTGTACCTGTCGCCACAATCTGCGGATAAATGCAGCGCTTATTAAGCCACCAGCTAAGCATATAGCCTTGTGCCTCTAACTGCTCTAAGCCGTTCTCGTCTTTGGTAATGTGTACGTAGGTTATCTGCGCTGCCCTACGCCATACGCCGCCGTCGGCGGTCTTTACTTCCTTTTTTCCGTCGTGCTTGGTTATTAAGTTACCCTCTACCAGCAAACGGCTGTTATTGTCCGTAATCGGCGCAAGCAGGCTAAAAGTTCCTACGTCAAAATACTTTGTATGCCATAGCAGGCTTGCCAGCTCGTCTATAGCTCCCAGCGGCTGTACTGTCTTGTCGAATACTCTAAGCTCCATACCGTCACACTCCTAAAAATTCCTTGCTGTAGAATATGGATACTTCCAGAGAATTTACGCCGCTGGCTGCATCATACCTAAACATATTGTCGCCTATGGCAAGCTGCATAAATGTACTGTCTACATCAATGTAGCGGAAATAGTCGGTTTCTACGCCGTCCCTTATCAGCTTAGCACCCTTGCTGCCGTACTTCGTGTTAATCTCTATCACGTCGCCCGTTTTCATAGTGGCGTTAATCTGTATAAATTCCTCGGTATCCACATTAAGCAGTATCGGGTTTGAAACTGTCCCCAGTGCTGTAAACCTTATCCTCATTCCTGTTGATACGTCGCCCTCGTTGTAGCAGTCCACTATTACGCTTTCCGCTCGGTATCCGTATATCATGCTCTTTGTGCTGTCCTTTTCGATAACGCAAGGGAAATGCCACGCAGCCACCCAGCTTGCTATATCCTCTTTTGTTTCTTCCTCTTCCCGCCAGAACGGGTTAAGGCACTCTATTTGTAAATCAAACTCATAAAGTACCTCTTTCTTTAGTATCTTAGGCTCTCCATACGCCCTGCAATCAATCACACGCTTAAAGCCGCCGTACTCATACACCAGCGTAGCGCTAAGCTCTGGGTTAAATATCTTAAGCATACGGCGGCGCAGTTCCAATGCCTGCGCCTTGTCCCGTGTGTTGATATGTCCCACTACGTCTATGTCCCTCGCCTCGATACGCTGCCCTACGTAGGTGTCGCCGTGCTGTCCCATACTGTTTGTGCTGTAAATGACGCTCGTAACGCCGGAAATGCCCTCTACGTCTTTACTTATATTGCAATGGTATACGCTGTCTACTCCCAGCTCTAACCGCTCGCCCCTTGAATTTATGTAAGTCAGTTTTTCATTTTCCATGTGTTACACCGTCCTTGCTATCATTCTGAACTGTCGGGCTGCCTCTTTCTGCTGTTTTGCATAGTCCGTGGTATTCGCATAAATATACTGATTGACAACTACGCCGCCTGCTGCACTGCCGCCGCCTCTCGGCTTTGGCTTTTTGTCGTCGTTATCATACTTAAATTCATTGCCTACATTTACCTTTGCGTCTATGTCAAACTCCTGCGGTACGCTGTCCTCAATCATTTTCTTAACGCCGCCGATTTCATTAGAAAAGCCAACGCCGATACCCTGCGCCAGATATACGCCGATTTCGTCACGCATCAGCTTAGACGGGCTGGCAATTCCAAATAAATCCTTAAGGAAGTCGGTAACATTGCCTACCCAGCCGCTTATTTTGTCCTTTATCCACTGCGTAGCTCCGTTTATGCCGTTCCAGATGCCCTCTACCATGTTTTTACCGAACCTAGCAAACGTACTGCCAATATTCTTAAATACGTCTGTTATTCCAGTAATTACATTTTTCATGCCCTCTACGGCTTTGTTCTTTACTTCTGTACCCCATGTAGCCACTTTGGTAATTGCACCAGAAATGCTGTTATAAATCTTTTGCGGTATTTCCTTAACAATCGTAACAATGCCCGTTACCATGGCATTCATTACCTCTTTGGCTTTCGTAAGCATATTGTTGCCCCACGTAGCCACTTTGGTAACTGCCCCTACTATGCTGTTCCAGATTTTAGCAGGCAGTTCCTTAACAATCGTAATAACGCCTGTTACCATGGCGTTCATTACCTCTTTGGCTTTCGTAAGCATATTGTTGCCCCACGTAGCCACTTTGGTAACTGCCCCTACTATGCTGTTCCAGATTTTCTGCGGCAGTTCCTTAACAATCGTAATAACGCCTGTTACCATGGCGTTCATTACCTCTTTGGCTTTCGTAAGCATATTGTTACCCCACGTAGCCACTCTGGTTACTGCTCCTACTATACTGTTCCAGATTTTAGCAGGCGTTTCTTTCACAATCGTTACAATGTTCGTAAGCATTGTGTTCATTACTTCTTTGGCTTTGGTCTGCATATTTGCGCCCCACGTAGCCACTCTGGTTACTGCACTTACTATACTGTTCCAGATTTTCTGCGGCAGTTCCTTAACAATATCTATAACTTTCGTTACAAAATCTGTTATAACTGTGCCGCCTTTTTCCTGCATATTTGCGCCCCACTCTGCTATTTTCTCAACGCCCGCAGCGATTGCCTGCGGTATCAGAGTAGGTAGCTCTTTTATTTTATTTATGATTGTCGTTACCAGCTTGCCTGCCGCCGTCAAAATCTTAGGCAGCCCCGTAATCAGTCCTGTTACA is part of the [Clostridium] symbiosum genome and encodes:
- a CDS encoding phage tail family protein encodes the protein MENEKLTYINSRGERLELGVDSVYHCNISKDVEGISGVTSVIYSTNSMGQHGDTYVGQRIEARDIDVVGHINTRDKAQALELRRRMLKIFNPELSATLVYEYGGFKRVIDCRAYGEPKILKKEVLYEFDLQIECLNPFWREEEETKEDIASWVAAWHFPCVIEKDSTKSMIYGYRAESVIVDCYNEGDVSTGMRIRFTALGTVSNPILLNVDTEEFIQINATMKTGDVIEINTKYGSKGAKLIRDGVETDYFRYIDVDSTFMQLAIGDNMFRYDAASGVNSLEVSIFYSKEFLGV
- a CDS encoding siphovirus ReqiPepy6 Gp37-like family protein, with product MELRVFDKTVQPLGAIDELASLLWHTKYFDVGTFSLLAPITDNNSRLLVEGNLITKHDGKKEVKTADGGVWRRAAQITYVHITKDENGLEQLEAQGYMLSWWLNKRCIYPQIVATGTNQYLINLMVKNNCGSAAGTKRRFPLLTFLAQETIDGVAVEYANEVYAQLGQEVKARAQAGKLGYDILLNERERLFGFYLYKGNDLTATNTEGNTPCIFSRDFDNVNEQEYTASIENCGNFIYVQGAADDDGSQPVTTVDGEGATGLDLVEVFCDATDIARKYQQGETEVTIPLNTYIAMLKTRGGAELENYGKNINFVSTINTNSNLKFKADFDLGDRITCKETKWGIQIDARITEVTETYQKGEETIEATFGDSLPTLVDQIRKVR